A single genomic interval of Methanorbis rubei harbors:
- a CDS encoding flavodoxin family protein — MTKILGICGSAAPKSSTKKLIETALNAAKSAGAEVEFIDAAKMNIHGCMGCLACKADQAKMCTQKDDMTPLYDKINAADAIIIGSPIYFGENTGQIKCFIDRLYAFLGPEGSRMKPGKKTVAIITQGYDDEKAYAQCANTLVGGFSYLGASVGEPLIVGGLHAADDLKPESLAAAKTLGKKLAE; from the coding sequence ATGACAAAGATTCTCGGTATTTGCGGTTCAGCTGCACCGAAAAGCAGTACAAAAAAACTGATCGAGACTGCCCTCAACGCGGCGAAGAGTGCGGGAGCAGAGGTTGAGTTCATCGATGCGGCAAAGATGAATATTCACGGTTGCATGGGATGCCTTGCCTGCAAAGCGGATCAGGCGAAGATGTGCACGCAGAAAGATGACATGACCCCGCTGTATGACAAGATCAATGCTGCTGATGCGATCATTATCGGCTCACCGATTTACTTTGGCGAAAACACGGGTCAGATCAAATGCTTCATCGACCGGCTGTATGCATTCCTCGGGCCTGAGGGTTCGAGAATGAAGCCCGGCAAAAAAACAGTGGCGATCATTACCCAAGGGTATGATGATGAAAAGGCGTATGCACAGTGTGCGAACACGCTTGTTGGCGGCTTTAGTTACTTGGGCGCAAGCGTCGGGGAGCCGCTGATTGTGGGCGGTCTGCACGCGGCAGACGATCTGAAACCTGAGTCGCTTGCAGCGGCAAAAACACTCGGCAAGAAACTTGCAGAGTAA
- a CDS encoding transglutaminase-like domain-containing protein, protein MRPAKNVIYPSITPIETSGDKSVRITFPFRHLNHSFTISVPSSLYEGAKSSGKSARVPTGIGDAWLAGYYAAFVEDPSLVSFYRTLLSGMRKIRSAQNYDDDDYLEMLAAFVQSIPYDTEKVASIDRAPRFPVETVVDAHGICSDKSLLLAGLLSHEGYAVAVLQFTAENHVAVGIPVPNGYDFRGCGCAVIESTAISYVGDAEGEFPAGDGSMRTLASRPKVFFVGHGSKRYGSIAEISRILAVRSVLKEKLSEAGDLVVMIKTQEEKITREKEALASSRDALTTLEAETAKLSSDAGQFATKYASYKEAVASHNAGVANLAKQIERYNAVVDEYNRLAAVAGFIQHNRLDRRSVSAKIQNLQL, encoded by the coding sequence ATGCGGCCTGCAAAAAACGTGATCTATCCATCCATAACTCCGATAGAAACATCCGGAGACAAATCTGTCAGGATCACCTTTCCGTTCCGCCACTTAAACCACAGTTTTACTATCTCAGTTCCCAGTTCACTTTACGAAGGAGCAAAATCATCAGGAAAATCCGCACGAGTCCCGACAGGCATCGGGGACGCCTGGCTTGCAGGCTATTATGCAGCGTTCGTCGAAGACCCTTCCCTTGTCTCCTTTTACCGGACGCTGCTGTCCGGCATGCGAAAAATCCGATCGGCCCAGAACTATGATGACGACGACTATCTTGAGATGCTCGCAGCATTCGTGCAGTCGATTCCCTATGACACCGAAAAAGTTGCCTCAATCGATCGTGCACCCAGATTTCCTGTAGAGACCGTTGTTGACGCCCACGGCATTTGTAGTGACAAATCCCTGCTTCTTGCAGGTCTCCTCTCACATGAGGGATATGCGGTCGCGGTCTTACAGTTCACCGCAGAAAATCATGTTGCTGTAGGAATTCCGGTTCCGAACGGTTACGACTTCCGGGGATGCGGCTGTGCGGTGATTGAGTCAACGGCAATCAGCTATGTGGGGGATGCCGAGGGAGAGTTTCCCGCAGGTGACGGCAGCATGCGGACTCTTGCCTCACGCCCAAAAGTGTTCTTTGTCGGTCACGGCTCAAAGAGGTACGGAAGCATTGCCGAAATCTCCCGGATTCTCGCTGTCAGGTCTGTACTCAAAGAGAAACTCTCCGAGGCCGGCGATCTCGTGGTGATGATCAAAACCCAGGAGGAAAAAATCACCCGCGAAAAAGAAGCGCTCGCCTCCTCGCGAGACGCACTTACAACTCTTGAAGCAGAAACCGCAAAACTTTCCAGCGACGCGGGGCAGTTCGCAACAAAATATGCCTCATACAAGGAAGCCGTAGCCTCGCATAATGCGGGGGTCGCTAACCTCGCGAAGCAAATTGAGCGATATAATGCGGTAGTTGACGAATATAACAGACTCGCCGCAGTCGCCGGATTTATTCAGCATAACAGACTCGACCGGAGATCGGTCTCTGCAAAAATACAAAATCTGCAACTGTGA
- a CDS encoding ABC transporter ATP-binding protein, translated as MSDVPVVELVDVYKVYHMPAGDVHALNGVTFSVMKGEFVAIMGPSGSGKSTLMNMIGCLDVPTAGEMYIDGRSIKEMTDDELTEHRRDRIGFIFQKFNLIGLLTAYENVEYPMILKYGKRDDTGRPKELLGLVGIDEQKMTHTPFELSGGQQQRVAIARALANDPALLLCDEPTGNLDSKMSQQIMELLQDLNSKGRTIVMVTHDPNTAKYARRTIVIRDGEIVNE; from the coding sequence ATGTCAGACGTTCCCGTAGTTGAGCTTGTTGATGTGTATAAGGTCTATCACATGCCGGCAGGCGATGTACATGCCTTAAACGGCGTTACCTTCTCAGTGATGAAAGGAGAGTTCGTGGCTATCATGGGTCCGTCAGGTTCGGGCAAGTCAACACTGATGAATATGATCGGCTGTCTTGACGTGCCGACGGCCGGAGAGATGTACATCGATGGCCGGAGCATCAAGGAGATGACTGATGATGAGCTGACCGAGCACCGTCGTGACCGGATCGGTTTCATCTTCCAGAAGTTCAATCTGATCGGTCTTCTGACCGCATACGAGAATGTGGAGTACCCGATGATTCTCAAGTACGGCAAGCGCGATGACACCGGTAGACCAAAAGAGCTTCTGGGACTGGTGGGCATTGACGAGCAGAAGATGACCCACACTCCGTTTGAACTCTCCGGTGGTCAGCAGCAGCGTGTGGCAATTGCGCGAGCGCTTGCCAACGACCCTGCTCTTCTTCTTTGTGATGAGCCGACCGGAAATCTGGATTCCAAGATGAGTCAGCAGATCATGGAGCTGCTGCAGGATCTGAACAGCAAAGGCAGAACGATTGTGATGGTCACCCATGATCCGAACACGGCAAAGTATGCACGTCGGACGATCGTTATCCGTGACGGGGAAATTGTGAATGAGTAA
- a CDS encoding ABC transporter permease: protein MSKTSSASVVGKLISPIIFELSIRNLRLNFLRSLLSMVGIIIGVVAITSLGMMGAAFSSDMTSILSSSTNSLTISSADEKIVDGVSVNGLSSKDLRDIEAAIRTVTSDYSLIPMYRGSKSITSGKDGFSASVYGLEPGDIPDLVTISSGKTPRSTEGVLIGQKLADDYDLRIGSRLMMTDKNGATTAVRVVGIMENSGMSLTFSTDRAIVGTATWFESMASTHKLYTSAMVKTGNLDNLDPMVEAIEKRLNGRADRKTDDRVSILDARQFAAAMQEGLGMISLFLMAIGGISLLVAAIAIFNVMLMSVNERIREIGILRSIGTLRSQVLLMFLYEAIIIGLIGALIGGILSAGASAVVIGLLFGNIALMFTPAVLVYIPYGIIIGIAVCLLSGLYPAWKAANLNPVEALASD from the coding sequence ATGAGTAAAACGTCCTCCGCCTCTGTTGTGGGCAAGCTCATTTCTCCGATTATTTTTGAGCTTTCGATACGCAACCTTCGGCTGAATTTTCTGCGGTCGCTTCTCTCGATGGTTGGCATCATCATCGGCGTTGTTGCGATTACGTCGCTTGGTATGATGGGTGCTGCGTTTTCTTCGGATATGACATCGATTTTGTCGTCTTCGACGAACTCATTGACGATTTCTTCAGCGGATGAAAAAATAGTGGACGGAGTTTCTGTGAATGGTCTTTCCTCCAAGGATCTCCGAGATATTGAGGCTGCCATACGAACGGTCACGAGTGACTATTCATTGATTCCTATGTATCGGGGAAGTAAGTCGATTACTTCAGGCAAGGACGGGTTTTCGGCATCGGTTTATGGTCTTGAACCTGGTGATATCCCTGATCTTGTGACGATCTCCAGCGGTAAAACTCCCCGCAGTACAGAAGGGGTTCTGATTGGCCAGAAGCTCGCTGATGATTATGATCTCCGCATCGGCAGTCGTCTGATGATGACTGATAAAAATGGTGCGACAACGGCTGTGCGTGTTGTTGGTATCATGGAAAATTCCGGTATGTCACTGACGTTTTCAACGGATCGGGCGATTGTCGGAACTGCAACATGGTTTGAGTCTATGGCGAGTACTCATAAACTCTACACCTCTGCCATGGTGAAGACCGGCAATCTGGATAATCTTGATCCGATGGTTGAGGCGATTGAGAAACGGCTGAACGGTCGTGCTGACCGGAAGACAGATGATCGTGTGAGCATCCTTGATGCCCGGCAGTTTGCTGCGGCGATGCAGGAGGGTCTTGGCATGATCTCTCTGTTCCTTATGGCTATCGGCGGAATTTCCCTGTTAGTTGCCGCGATTGCAATCTTCAATGTGATGCTGATGAGTGTGAACGAGCGTATCCGCGAGATTGGTATTCTTCGCAGTATCGGAACGCTCCGCAGTCAGGTGTTGCTGATGTTTCTGTATGAAGCAATAATCATCGGTCTGATCGGGGCGCTGATCGGCGGAATATTGAGTGCCGGTGCGTCGGCGGTGGTGATTGGTCTGCTGTTTGGCAACATCGCCCTGATGTTTACTCCGGCGGTTCTCGTCTACATTCCGTACGGCATCATCATTGGCATTGCCGTCTGTCTGCTGTCTGGATTGTATCCGGCATGGAAAGCGGCAAATCTGAATCCGGTGGAAGCACTGGCTTCGGATTAA
- the endA gene encoding tRNA-intron lyase: MKAEFDGTKVEAPQEAAVFYEQSGYGRIEKTGKLRLAVEEALYLIARGKIEIDGWSFDHLLSVNAATPGFLRSFIVYRDIRERGYVVTTGPQDYRIFPRGQRPGHGQSKYLLRVLSERDMIDLSIVLREAQTASNMRKQFLLAVVDDEHELTYYEIRISKPTTKEESFCRVEDLPISHAIFAGAPAYVVEDGSGITETLKKFWCGTMLDASRLFLAPVEVCWLLEIGKLSLSPEMTASEYANHAAAYDPEFTDKMIVYRHLRSIGYSPRTGYKYGHHFRVYTEEGKHSEMLVHACPHDLTMPMSLISRSVRLAHSVKKKMLFAVIDDADMVFIEFARMKL, translated from the coding sequence GTGAAGGCAGAATTCGATGGCACCAAGGTTGAGGCACCTCAGGAGGCCGCAGTCTTTTATGAGCAGAGCGGCTACGGCCGCATAGAAAAGACCGGAAAACTCAGGCTTGCCGTAGAGGAAGCCCTCTACCTTATTGCGCGCGGAAAAATTGAGATCGACGGCTGGTCATTTGATCATCTCCTCTCAGTAAACGCTGCCACCCCCGGATTTCTCCGAAGTTTCATCGTCTACCGCGACATCCGCGAGCGCGGCTACGTGGTCACTACCGGGCCGCAGGACTACCGCATCTTTCCCCGCGGACAGCGCCCCGGGCACGGCCAGTCAAAATATCTGCTGCGGGTACTTTCCGAACGCGACATGATCGATCTCTCGATCGTGCTGCGCGAGGCGCAGACCGCATCAAACATGCGAAAACAGTTCCTTCTCGCAGTCGTTGACGACGAGCATGAACTAACCTACTATGAGATCAGAATCAGCAAACCAACAACAAAAGAGGAGTCATTCTGTCGCGTGGAAGATCTTCCAATCTCGCACGCAATTTTTGCAGGTGCGCCCGCCTATGTTGTTGAGGACGGCTCAGGAATTACCGAGACGCTGAAAAAATTCTGGTGCGGAACAATGCTTGATGCATCGCGCCTGTTCCTCGCACCGGTCGAAGTCTGCTGGCTGCTGGAGATCGGAAAACTTTCCCTGTCTCCTGAGATGACCGCAAGCGAATACGCAAACCATGCCGCGGCATATGATCCTGAGTTCACCGACAAAATGATCGTCTACCGACATCTTCGAAGCATCGGCTACTCACCAAGGACCGGCTACAAGTACGGTCATCACTTCCGCGTCTACACTGAGGAAGGCAAACACTCAGAAATGCTGGTGCATGCATGCCCGCACGACCTTACCATGCCGATGAGCCTCATCTCTCGCTCGGTCCGCCTCGCCCACAGTGTGAAAAAGAAGATGCTCTTCGCAGTCATTGACGACGCTGATATGGTCTTCATCGAATTCGCCCGTATGAAATTATAA
- a CDS encoding tryptophan--tRNA ligase: MAEQINPWSSTPKMDINRLIADFGIEPFAPVKEKINNQPVFIRRDIVAGHRGYDAVADAMAEKKPFHVLTGFMPSGHPHFGHLMVMKEVVWHIQQGGRGFISMADREAHAVRGLSWDVCDKYAREYMECLYALGFEGEIYSQRRNNQLKDLAFEAATKINFSELSAIYGFGPETELAHAVSVSMQVADILYPQLVAGVAPTVVPVGIDQDPHIRLTRDVTNSLRMFLVEDRGTHISIRSKNAPEGAIDAVAKRFVGSKKYEAHVDLPAGHTLAETDAIVRGIEQEFGGFGFLLPSATYHSFLQGLQGGKMSSSVPDSLVWFDDPDKDVKKKIMGALTGGRQTLEEQKQLGGEPEKCSIYQMNKFHMQESDAELAEMCRACKAGELMCGTCKKETLERVRTFLAEFKEKRDEVAHMVEW; the protein is encoded by the coding sequence ATGGCAGAACAGATTAACCCCTGGTCAAGTACACCCAAAATGGATATCAACCGACTGATTGCCGACTTCGGTATTGAACCGTTTGCACCGGTAAAAGAAAAAATCAATAACCAACCGGTCTTTATCCGCCGCGACATCGTTGCAGGCCACCGTGGTTACGACGCAGTTGCTGACGCAATGGCAGAGAAAAAACCGTTTCATGTGCTGACCGGTTTTATGCCGAGCGGCCATCCGCACTTCGGCCACCTGATGGTGATGAAGGAGGTCGTCTGGCACATTCAGCAGGGCGGCAGGGGATTTATCTCCATGGCAGACCGCGAGGCACACGCTGTTCGCGGTCTCTCATGGGATGTCTGTGACAAATACGCCCGCGAGTACATGGAATGCCTGTATGCGCTCGGGTTTGAAGGCGAAATATACTCTCAGCGCCGCAATAATCAACTCAAGGATCTCGCGTTTGAAGCTGCAACAAAGATCAACTTCTCAGAACTTTCGGCGATCTATGGCTTTGGGCCGGAGACCGAGCTCGCGCACGCCGTCAGCGTGTCGATGCAGGTTGCAGACATTCTCTATCCGCAGCTGGTTGCAGGAGTTGCGCCAACCGTTGTTCCGGTTGGCATCGATCAGGACCCGCACATCCGGCTGACCCGCGATGTGACGAACTCTCTAAGAATGTTTCTCGTCGAAGACCGCGGAACCCATATCAGCATCAGATCAAAGAACGCTCCCGAAGGTGCGATTGATGCGGTGGCGAAGCGGTTTGTTGGTTCGAAAAAATACGAAGCCCATGTTGATCTCCCGGCAGGCCACACTCTTGCAGAGACCGACGCAATTGTCCGCGGAATTGAGCAGGAGTTCGGCGGGTTTGGATTTTTACTGCCGTCTGCAACCTACCACAGCTTTTTGCAGGGTTTGCAGGGCGGCAAAATGTCGTCCAGTGTTCCTGACAGTCTGGTCTGGTTTGATGATCCTGATAAGGATGTCAAAAAGAAGATCATGGGTGCACTCACCGGAGGACGCCAGACGCTCGAAGAACAGAAACAGCTTGGAGGCGAGCCTGAGAAGTGTTCCATCTATCAGATGAACAAATTCCATATGCAGGAGAGCGACGCTGAGCTTGCTGAGATGTGCCGCGCCTGCAAGGCCGGTGAACTGATGTGCGGAACCTGTAAGAAGGAGACGCTTGAACGTGTCCGCACGTTCCTTGCCGAGTTCAAGGAAAAGCGCGATGAAGTGGCGCACATGGTGGAGTGGTGA
- a CDS encoding tetratricopeptide repeat protein encodes MVLTADEFFQNGMKEYLNRNFAGSVEWFSQAIQENSENVNYYYYRGIAYQEMGEFSKAVADYTEALTRFSGCVPIRYNRAEICRKLGHADRAAEDLTYIIVHADRAKGEGHWLALAYLERGLARIDCGDLTKGLTDFGKAEGLAKELDDKILLAQIADELEKSGL; translated from the coding sequence ATGGTTTTGACTGCTGATGAATTTTTTCAGAACGGGATGAAGGAGTACCTGAACCGCAATTTTGCAGGAAGTGTTGAGTGGTTTTCTCAGGCGATCCAAGAAAATTCTGAGAATGTAAACTATTACTATTACCGGGGAATCGCGTATCAGGAGATGGGCGAGTTCTCCAAAGCGGTTGCTGATTATACCGAGGCGCTGACTCGGTTCTCAGGATGTGTTCCTATCCGCTACAACCGGGCAGAGATCTGCAGAAAGCTGGGGCATGCCGACCGGGCGGCAGAGGATCTGACGTACATCATTGTGCATGCAGACAGAGCAAAAGGCGAGGGACACTGGCTGGCACTCGCCTATCTGGAGCGCGGACTTGCACGCATCGACTGCGGGGACTTGACAAAAGGTCTGACTGACTTTGGAAAGGCGGAAGGGCTGGCAAAAGAGCTTGATGATAAGATTCTTCTCGCACAAATTGCAGACGAGCTGGAAAAAAGCGGGTTGTAA
- a CDS encoding phenylalanine--tRNA ligase subunit alpha — MDLTINEKRVLGVLAELKSADAVTLAEKLDAPEGAVIQWAHLCADRGLVTLDKTVVETAVLTEEGKKYAAEGLPERQVLASIEGPTPMAELTKHPLSKIAVGWLRKKNWIVIDKGMVVPTPDVSEGVDEVALKNPIAGTEGCNELVKRGLAEVLESVSWTVSITPAGAEIVAAGLDLREEIGTLSSEQILSGEWKSLPLRRYSVDKLPKKIYGGRVHPNQQILDEIRTLLFEMGFTEFHGSIVQNAFWNFDSLYQPQDHPAREMQDTFHLAEEMDLPTDWEKIKNIHMTGGQTGSTGWGGDWSPDIARKCVLRTHSTSLSIQHLARNPNPPVKAFSISRVYRRETIDPTHLPEFEQLEGIVMDKDLTFGHLLGFFKEFFGRMGFESVRFRPGYFPYTEPSVEPEVWVDGLGWVELGGAGVFRKEVTAPWGIDCPVLAWGLGVSRVSMLRMGLKDLRQLYRSDIDWIRASPVRRV; from the coding sequence ATGGATCTCACAATCAATGAAAAGCGTGTGCTTGGTGTGCTTGCAGAACTCAAGTCTGCGGACGCGGTCACTCTCGCAGAAAAACTTGATGCCCCTGAGGGAGCAGTCATTCAGTGGGCGCATCTCTGTGCAGACCGCGGTCTGGTCACTCTTGACAAAACGGTCGTCGAGACCGCCGTCCTGACCGAGGAAGGAAAAAAGTATGCGGCCGAAGGGCTGCCCGAGCGACAGGTGCTTGCAAGCATCGAGGGACCAACTCCGATGGCAGAACTCACCAAGCACCCGCTGTCAAAGATTGCTGTTGGCTGGCTACGCAAGAAAAACTGGATTGTTATCGATAAAGGTATGGTCGTCCCGACTCCGGACGTATCCGAAGGCGTTGACGAAGTCGCGCTGAAAAATCCAATCGCAGGAACCGAAGGATGCAACGAGCTGGTCAAACGCGGCCTTGCCGAAGTTCTCGAGAGCGTCTCGTGGACTGTTTCCATCACGCCTGCTGGCGCTGAAATCGTTGCCGCGGGTCTTGATCTCCGCGAGGAGATTGGAACACTCTCCAGCGAACAAATTCTCTCAGGCGAGTGGAAGTCTCTTCCCCTTCGCCGCTACAGTGTGGACAAACTGCCGAAGAAGATCTACGGCGGACGCGTGCACCCGAACCAGCAGATTCTCGATGAAATCCGGACTCTCCTCTTTGAAATGGGATTCACCGAGTTCCATGGCTCGATCGTGCAGAACGCATTCTGGAATTTTGACTCCCTCTACCAGCCGCAGGACCACCCTGCGCGTGAGATGCAGGACACCTTCCACCTCGCTGAAGAAATGGACCTCCCAACCGACTGGGAGAAGATCAAAAACATCCACATGACCGGAGGCCAAACCGGTTCAACCGGATGGGGCGGCGACTGGAGTCCTGACATTGCCAGAAAATGTGTTCTTCGGACGCACAGCACCTCGCTCTCGATTCAGCATCTTGCGAGAAACCCGAACCCGCCAGTCAAGGCATTCTCCATCTCCCGCGTCTACCGGCGCGAGACCATCGACCCGACGCATTTGCCGGAGTTTGAGCAGCTGGAAGGAATTGTCATGGACAAAGACCTGACGTTTGGTCATCTGCTTGGATTCTTCAAAGAGTTCTTCGGCAGAATGGGCTTTGAGTCGGTCCGGTTCCGACCCGGCTACTTCCCGTACACCGAGCCGTCCGTTGAACCGGAAGTCTGGGTCGACGGCCTCGGCTGGGTTGAGCTTGGCGGTGCAGGCGTCTTCAGAAAGGAAGTCACTGCACCCTGGGGCATCGACTGCCCGGTCCTCGCATGGGGACTTGGCGTATCGCGTGTTTCGATGCTGCGGATGGGTCTCAAAGATCTCCGCCAGCTCTACCGCAGCGACATTGACTGGATTCGTGCGAGTCCGGTTCGGAGGGTGTAA
- the pheT gene encoding phenylalanine--tRNA ligase subunit beta, with product MPVVKLNNTYLERLTKTDIKTIRDNLPMMGSEVEREEADQTDVQFFPNRPDLYSAEGTARAMRGYLGIETGLPTYSVKPSGMKFSVDPKLKSIRPYLGSAVIRNVKMDNAMIESLMGLQESLHWAVGRGRKKVAIGVHDLDTITAPFSYIAAERSTSFVPLDYSEPMSMDRILAEHPKGKAYAKIVEDLPLFPLILDAKGNVCSFPPIINGELTRVTEATKNILLDVTGIEPRAVMVAVNIICAAMVEMGATIESVDVEGTAVPTLAPAERTVSVSECNALVGISIDAKEMKALLERMRFGAEVVDADHVRVTIPCYRADIMHDHDIYEDAAIAYGYDKIPASLPPTFTVGKPHPVQEIYSLVRSVMIGMSYTENTPFTLTSGKVSYEMMKRPENPAALHVLHPISEDQTIIRTDILPMLMDSLSLNRSRELPQKIFACGDVVENLVTYPKMAAASIHNAADFSEIYAVVDSFCRMMSLTYVVRESSDPAFLDGRRGDVYVDGKKIGMFGEVSPDVLVAFGLEHPVAAFEMDLSGLL from the coding sequence ATGCCGGTCGTAAAACTCAACAATACCTATCTTGAACGGCTGACGAAGACCGACATCAAAACCATTCGCGACAATCTGCCGATGATGGGTTCTGAAGTGGAACGCGAGGAAGCGGATCAGACTGATGTTCAGTTTTTCCCAAACCGCCCCGACCTTTACAGTGCAGAAGGAACCGCACGAGCAATGCGGGGATATCTCGGTATCGAGACCGGTCTTCCAACCTACTCGGTGAAACCATCAGGGATGAAGTTCTCAGTCGACCCGAAACTGAAAAGTATCCGTCCCTATCTCGGCTCAGCGGTTATTCGAAACGTCAAAATGGACAATGCGATGATTGAGTCGCTGATGGGCCTACAGGAGTCCCTGCACTGGGCAGTAGGCCGCGGCCGCAAAAAAGTCGCCATCGGTGTGCATGATCTTGATACCATCACGGCTCCGTTCTCGTACATTGCAGCCGAGCGGTCGACGAGCTTTGTCCCGCTTGACTACAGCGAGCCAATGTCGATGGACAGAATTCTTGCCGAGCATCCGAAGGGAAAGGCGTACGCAAAAATTGTCGAAGACTTGCCGCTCTTCCCGCTGATTCTTGATGCCAAGGGCAATGTCTGTTCGTTCCCGCCGATCATCAACGGAGAACTCACTCGTGTGACCGAAGCAACGAAAAATATTCTGCTGGACGTGACCGGTATTGAGCCGCGTGCGGTGATGGTTGCGGTGAATATCATCTGCGCCGCAATGGTGGAGATGGGCGCAACCATTGAATCGGTGGATGTGGAAGGAACAGCAGTGCCAACTCTTGCTCCTGCGGAGCGCACGGTCTCGGTCTCTGAGTGCAATGCTCTTGTCGGCATCAGCATTGATGCCAAAGAAATGAAAGCTCTTCTTGAACGGATGCGGTTCGGTGCTGAGGTTGTGGACGCCGATCACGTTCGCGTCACGATTCCCTGCTATCGTGCAGACATCATGCATGACCATGACATCTACGAGGACGCGGCAATCGCGTACGGGTATGATAAGATTCCGGCAAGCCTGCCGCCGACATTTACGGTGGGCAAGCCTCATCCGGTTCAGGAGATCTACAGCCTTGTGAGGAGTGTCATGATCGGCATGTCCTACACGGAAAACACGCCGTTTACGTTGACGAGCGGAAAGGTGTCGTATGAGATGATGAAGCGGCCGGAAAATCCTGCGGCGCTTCATGTGCTGCATCCGATCAGTGAGGATCAGACGATCATCAGAACCGATATTCTGCCGATGTTAATGGACTCGCTCTCCCTGAACCGGTCCCGCGAGTTGCCGCAGAAGATTTTCGCCTGTGGTGATGTGGTGGAGAACCTTGTGACGTATCCGAAGATGGCAGCTGCCTCGATTCACAATGCGGCGGACTTTTCAGAGATTTATGCGGTGGTTGACTCGTTCTGCCGAATGATGTCGCTGACGTATGTGGTGCGCGAGTCAAGTGACCCGGCGTTCCTTGACGGCCGACGCGGCGATGTGTATGTGGACGGGAAAAAAATCGGTATGTTCGGCGAGGTAAGTCCAGATGTTTTGGTGGCGTTTGGTCTTGAGCATCCAGTCGCAGCGTTTGAGATGGACCTTTCCGGTCTGCTCTAA